Proteins encoded together in one Microcebus murinus isolate Inina chromosome 18, M.murinus_Inina_mat1.0, whole genome shotgun sequence window:
- the LOC105872208 gene encoding keratin, high-sulfur matrix protein, IIIA3A-like, producing MTSSCCGPSFTSLSCGGGCCQPCCWRDPCCCRPVSCQTTVCRPVSLLPRCTRPICEPCRRPICCDPCGLQEGCCRPIACCPTSCTAVVCRPCCWATSSCQPVLVQSPCCRPPWCQPAPCRTTCRTSPCC from the coding sequence ATGACCAGCTCCTGCTGCGGCCCCAGCTTCACCTCCCTGAGCTGCGGGGGAGGCTGCTGCCAGCCCTGCTGCTGGCGCGACCCCTGCTGCTGCCGCCCAGTGTCCTGCCAGACCACCGTGTGCCGCCCAGTGAGCCTCCTGCCCCGCTGCACGCGCCCCATCTGTGAGCCCTGCCGCCGCCCCATCTGCTGTGACCCCTGTGGCCTGCAGGAGGGCTGCTGCAGGCCCATCGCCTGCTGCCCCACGTCGTGCACGGCCGTGGTCTGCCGCCCCTGCTGCTGGGCCACCAGCAGCTGCCAGCCTGTCCTGGTGCAGTCTCCCTGCTGCCGGCCCCCCTGGTGCCAGCCGGCCCCCTGCCGCACCACCTGCAGGACCTCCCCCTGCTGCTGA
- the LOC105872051 gene encoding uncharacterized protein LOC105872051 isoform X1, which yields MVSSCCGSICSDQGCGQETCCQPSCCQTTCCRTTCCRPSCCISSCCHPSCCQPTCCRPSCCISSCCQPTCCRPSCCISSCCQPTCCRPSCCISSCCRPSCCVSNCCQPQCCQPTCCRPSCCISSCCRPSCCVSNCCQPQCCQPTCCQLTCRQPCCRPCCCLRPTCCQPSCCQTTCCRTTCCRPNCCRPTCCQSVCCQPTCCRPSCCISSCCRPSCCVSSCCRPQCCQPTCCRPSCCISSCCRPSCCVSNCCQPQCCQPTCCQPTCCQLTCRQPCCRPCCCLRPVCGQVSCHTSCYRPTCVISTFPRPLCCASSCC from the exons ATGGTCAGCTCCTGTTGTGGCTCCATCTGCTCTGAccagggctgtggccaggagaCCTGCTGCCAACCCAGCTGCTGCCAGACCACCTGCTGCAGGACCACCTGCTGCCGTCCCAGCTGCTGCATCTCTAGCTGCTGCCACCCCAgctgctgccagcccacctgctgccgccccagctgctgcatctccagctgctgccagcccacctgctgccgccccagctgctgcatctccagctgctgccagcccacctgctgccgccccagctgctgcatctccagctgctgccgccccagctgctgtGTGTCCAACTGCTGCCAGCCCCAgtgctgccagcccacctgctgccgccccagctgctgcatctccagctgctgccgccccagctgctgtGTGTCCAACTGCTGCCAGCCCCAgtgctgccagcccacctgctgccagCTCACCTGCCGCCAGCCTTGCTGCCGCCCCTGCTGCTGCCTGCGTCCA aCCTGCTGCCAACCCAGCTGCTGCCAGACCACCTGCTGCAGGACCACCTGCTGCCGCCCCAACTGCTGCAGGCCCACGTGTTGCCAgtctgtgtgctgccagcccacctgctgccgccccagctgctgcatctccagctgctgccgccccagctgctgtgtgtccagctgctgcaggccccagtgctgccagcccacctgctgccgccccagctgctgcatctccagctgctgccgccccagctgctgtGTGTCCAACTGCTGCCAGCCCCAgtgctgccagcccacctgctgccagcccacctgctgccagCTCACCTGCCGCCAGCCTTGCTGCCGCCCCTGCTGCTGCCTGCGTCCAGTCTGTGGCCAAGTCTCCTGCCACACCTCTTGCTATCGCCCAACCTGTGTCATCTCCACCTTCCCCCGCCCCCTGTGCTGCGCCTCCTCTTGCTGCTGA
- the LOC105872051 gene encoding uncharacterized protein LOC105872051 isoform X2 has product MVSSCCGSICSDQGCGQETCCQPSCCQTTCCRTTCCRPSCCISSCCHPSCCQPTCCRPSCCISSCCQPTCCRPSCCISSCCQPTCCRPSCCISSCCRPSCCVSNCCQPQCCQPTCCRPSCCISSCCRPSCCPCCRPCCCLRPVCGQVSCHTSCYRPTCVISTCPRPLCCASSCC; this is encoded by the exons ATGGTCAGCTCCTGTTGTGGCTCCATCTGCTCTGAccagggctgtggccaggagaCCTGCTGCCAACCCAGCTGCTGCCAGACCACCTGCTGCAGGACCACCTGCTGCCGTCCCAGCTGCTGCATCTCTAGCTGCTGCCACCCCAgctgctgccagcccacctgctgccgccccagctgctgcatctccagctgctgccagcccacctgctgccgccccagctgctgcatctccagctgctgccagcccacctgctgccgccccagctgctgcatctccagctgctgccgccccagctgctgtGTGTCCAACTGCTGCCAGCCCCAgtgctgccagcccacctgctgccgccccagctgctgcatctccagctgctgccgccccagctgctgt CCTTGCTGCCGCCCCTGCTGCTGCCTGCGTCCAGTCTGTGGCCAAGTCTCCTGCCACACCTCTTGTTATCGCCCAACCTGCGTCATCTCCACCTGCCCCCGCCCCCTGTGCTGCGCCTCCTCTTGCTGCTGA